In Rutidosis leptorrhynchoides isolate AG116_Rl617_1_P2 chromosome 2, CSIRO_AGI_Rlap_v1, whole genome shotgun sequence, one genomic interval encodes:
- the LOC139890332 gene encoding patellin-3-like: MAEETLKTTAEAPATTTEVVTVVPDTVPEKVEVTAVVEKEGPPESDVAEKKEKTSESTSFKEESNVAGELPDPQKKALDELKALVQEALNKHEFTAPPPPSKEEEKSAEEVAPVKVEEEETAAVTTDTSETVVECKKEETVAEVKEDVPEVKEPVPEVTEPVKEETEAVKEVTEPEEVERKIEAIEETIVATVTEETPTAPQPAPEEVSIWGIPLLADERSDVVLLKFLRARDFKVKEAFTMLKNVVAWRKEFGIESLLDENLGSEQEKVVYMHGTDKEGHPVCYNAYGEYGNKELYNQTFATDEKRTKFLQWRIQFLEKSIRKLDFSPDGICTIVQVIDFKNSPGPFQWELRQTTNQALQLFQDNYPEFIAKQVFINVPFLYLAFYKIISPFFTQRTKSKFVFAGPSKTAETLFKCIAPELVPVQYGGLSREGEQEFTSSDSVTEDIIKPATKHCIEFRTCTLIWEAKVVDYGVTYGAEFVPAAEGGYTVIVQKSRKIVAGTDEPVICGSFKCDEPGKVVLTFNNQTSKKKKVLYRIKTKV, from the exons ATGGCTGAGGAGACGTTGAAAACTACGGCGGAGGCTCCGGCAACCACGACGGAAGTTGTTACTGTGGTTCCAGATACGGTGCCGGAGAAAGTTGAAGTGACGGCCGTTGTTGAGAAAGAAGGACCACCGGAATCTGACGTGGCAGAGAAGAAAGAGAAGACATCTGAATCGACGTCGTTTAAAGAAGAATCTAACGTTGCTGGTGAATTACCAGATCCTCAGAAAAAAGCTCTAGATGAACTTAAAGCTTTAGTTCAGGAAGCACTTAATAAACATGAGTTCACTGCTCCTCCACCGCCGTCGAAAGAAGAGGAGAAGTCGGCCGAGGAGGTAGCTCCGGTGAAGGTTGAAGAAGAAGAGACGGCGGCTGTAACGACGGATACGTCTGAAACGGTTGTCGAGTGCAAAAAAGAAGAGACAGTGGCGGAGGTGAAAGAAGATGTGCCGGAAGTGAAAGAACCGGTGCCGGAAGTGACTGAACCGGTTAAAGAAGAGACTGAAGCGGTTAAAGAGGTGACAGAACCGGAGGAGGTAGAGAGAAAAATTGAAGCGATTGAGGAGACAATCGTAGCAACGGTGACGGAGGAAACACCAACGGCTCCACAACCGGCACCGGAAGAGGTATCAATTTGGGGAATTCCGTTACTAGCAGACGAACGAAGCGACGTTGTATTGCTAAAATTCCTCCGAGCACGTGACTTTAAAGTGAAAGAGGCTTTTACTATGCTCAAAAACGTCGTCGCATGGCGCAAAGAGTTCGGGATCGAATCATTATTAGATGAAAATTTAGGAAGTGAACAGGAAAAAGTTGTGTATATGCACGGAACTGATAAAGAAGGTCATCCAGTTTGTTACAACGCTTATGGTGAATATGGAAACAAAGAATTATATAATCAAACATTTGCAACGGATGAGAAGAGAACCAAGTTTCTTCAATGGAGGATTCAGTTTCTTGAGAAAAGTATCAGGAAACTTGATTTTAGTCCTGATGGAATTTGTACAATTGTGCAAGTTATCGATTTTAAGAATTCGCCTGGCCCGTTTCAGTGGGAACTGAGGCAAACAACTAATCAAGCTTTGCAGTTGTTTCAGGATAATTATCCTGAGTTTATTGCTAAACAG GTGTTTATCAACGTGCCGTTTCTGTACCTTGCGTTTTATAAAATTATTAGTCCCTTTTTCACTCAAAGAACTAAGAGCAAGTTTGTATTTGCTGGACCTTCGAAGACTGCCGAAACCCTTTTCAA GTGCATAGCACCTGAGTTGGTTCCTGTTCAATATGGGGGGCTTAGCCGTGAAGGAGAGCAAGAATTCACATCGAGTGATTCGGTTACTGAAGATATCATTAAGCCTGCAACTAAACACTGCATCGAGTTCCGT ACTTGCACATTGATATGGGAAGCCAAAGTGGTGGACTATGGAGTTACATATGGAGCCGAATTCGTGCCGGCAGCTGAAGGTGGTTACACCGTAATTGTGCAAAAGTCAAGAAAGATTGTAGCCGGCACCGATGAGCCGGTGATCTGTGGAAGCTTCAAATGCGACGAACCAGGTAAAGTGGTGCTCACTTTTAACAACCAAACCTCAAAGAAGAAAAAGGTCTTGTACAGGATCAAGACCAAGGTGTGA